The Deltaproteobacteria bacterium genome includes a window with the following:
- a CDS encoding ABC transporter substrate-binding protein — translation MIRKVDLTVVWPLATVARVMIGIKMKTLLLVLALMLTATQASAQLKKVRLSATSVAVTELQFRIALLKGFYRDEGLDVEIILIRGALGMQALLGGSVDYTSAAGSIIAAATRGIPVRLVLVVNSKPQFDMVGQADIKSVSQLKGKIVGISSRGGAVDILTQTILAQHGVTANKDATLMVIGSPEELVTALRTGRIAACLLTQPRQLILYREGFTRLAYSGDYFSSYPTGGVGTTEEKIKNNTAEVMGFVRASLKGLQYFAQHRNESIDIISKYLGIKDRSLAAEVYDLQVSRLGGLSYLDDAWQRGAIDFTKKSMGLVKDVPPNQVLDFSFAEKAAGRSKN, via the coding sequence ATGATTCGGAAAGTTGATTTGACGGTGGTGTGGCCGCTTGCTACGGTCGCGCGTGTGATGATCGGCATAAAAATGAAAACTCTTTTGCTTGTGCTCGCATTGATGTTGACCGCTACCCAGGCTTCAGCGCAGTTGAAAAAAGTTCGGTTGTCAGCGACTTCGGTGGCGGTTACCGAGCTACAGTTTCGCATCGCGCTGCTCAAGGGTTTCTACCGCGACGAGGGTCTCGATGTTGAAATTATTCTGATTCGCGGCGCTTTGGGGATGCAGGCATTGCTCGGCGGCTCGGTGGATTATACTTCGGCGGCGGGATCGATCATCGCCGCGGCGACCCGCGGCATACCGGTGCGACTGGTTCTAGTTGTGAACTCGAAACCGCAGTTCGACATGGTCGGCCAAGCCGACATCAAATCTGTGTCCCAGCTCAAGGGTAAGATCGTCGGTATCTCGTCACGTGGCGGCGCGGTGGATATTTTGACGCAGACGATTCTCGCCCAACATGGCGTGACCGCGAACAAGGACGCCACGCTGATGGTCATCGGCAGCCCCGAAGAATTAGTCACCGCGCTGCGCACCGGACGGATCGCCGCTTGCCTGCTGACCCAGCCGCGCCAACTGATCCTTTATCGCGAAGGTTTTACACGATTGGCCTATTCGGGAGATTATTTTAGCAGCTACCCCACCGGCGGCGTCGGCACGACGGAAGAAAAAATCAAAAACAATACGGCCGAAGTCATGGGCTTCGTCCGCGCCAGTTTAAAAGGATTGCAATACTTCGCCCAGCACCGCAACGAATCAATCGACATCATCTCTAAATATCTCGGCATCAAGGACCGCTCCTTGGCGGCGGAAGTTTACGATCTCCAAGTCAGCCGACTCGGCGGCTTGAGTTACTTAGACGATGCCTGGCAGCGCGGCGCCATCGATTTTACCAAGAAGAGCATGGGGCTGGTCAAAGATGTCCCACCCAACCAAGTGTTAGATTTCAGCTTCGCGGAAAAAGCGGCGGGGCGGAGCAAGAATTGA
- the pyrE gene encoding orotate phosphoribosyltransferase produces the protein MSEVSLKVAEMLLATESIAVYKDKPFVFVSGRISPVYIDCRKLLSFAAEREYIVTQMAKLVETDIGLDQIDVVAGGETAGIPYAAFVSHIIKKPMIYIRKQPKGYGGTKQIEGILEAGKRVLMVEDLITDGLSKLRFNIGVRGSGAKMTHCLCVFDYASGRLNQHEGRDNLAKNDIKLHVLADWDDVLDTGTSKNYFTEAQKSQIVDFLNDPENWGRKMGFV, from the coding sequence ATGAGCGAGGTTTCTCTAAAAGTCGCCGAGATGTTGTTGGCCACCGAGTCGATCGCGGTTTACAAGGACAAGCCGTTCGTGTTTGTCTCCGGGCGCATTTCGCCGGTTTATATCGACTGCCGCAAGTTGTTGTCGTTCGCCGCCGAGCGCGAGTATATCGTCACGCAGATGGCGAAGCTGGTCGAAACCGATATCGGTCTCGATCAGATCGACGTGGTCGCCGGCGGCGAGACTGCGGGAATTCCCTACGCGGCGTTCGTGTCGCATATCATCAAGAAGCCGATGATCTACATCCGCAAGCAACCCAAGGGCTACGGCGGCACGAAACAGATCGAAGGCATCCTCGAAGCCGGTAAGCGCGTGCTCATGGTCGAGGACTTGATCACCGACGGTCTTAGCAAGCTGCGCTTCAACATCGGTGTCCGCGGCTCCGGCGCCAAGATGACCCATTGTTTATGCGTGTTCGACTACGCGTCGGGGCGTTTGAATCAGCATGAAGGCCGCGACAATCTCGCCAAGAACGACATCAAACTTCACGTGTTAGCGGACTGGGACGACGTGCTCGATACCGGCACGAGCAAGAATTACTTTACCGAGGCGCAAAAATCGCAGATCGTTGATTTTCTAAATGACCCAGAAAATTGGGGCCGCAAGATGGGTTTTGTATAA
- a CDS encoding zinc chelation protein SecC: MGNRIADVGLMQSRIDAQGWMDSFGPKKLARLGSEKNPAVVHVQTEARFKEVSATFDKHGWHCRVTIEADQVEDVGDLDRLLHPQKPTVVEKKAGRNDPCLCGSGKKSKHCCGK, translated from the coding sequence ATGGGCAATCGAATCGCTGATGTTGGATTGATGCAAAGTCGAATTGACGCGCAGGGTTGGATGGATAGCTTTGGGCCGAAGAAGCTCGCTCGGCTCGGCAGCGAGAAGAATCCGGCGGTGGTTCATGTACAAACCGAGGCGCGCTTCAAAGAGGTGAGCGCGACGTTCGATAAACATGGTTGGCATTGTCGCGTTACCATCGAGGCGGACCAAGTTGAGGATGTCGGCGATCTGGACCGCTTGCTCCACCCCCAGAAACCGACGGTGGTGGAAAAGAAAGCGGGGCGCAACGATCCCTGTCTTTGTGGCAGCGGTAAAAAATCTAAACATTGCTGTGGAAAATAA
- a CDS encoding Zn-dependent hydrolase: MKRLPTTVTNHSSTLPSINQRRLMRDLNAIGRIGIGNRGGVTRLVFSIKELRSRQVLIHLMRQAGLTIHIDAIGNIFGRLEGSDAKAPAVLAGSHLDTVIHGGKYDGPVGVIGALEAIRTISENKITIRSPLEVVCFVGEESSRFGFSTLGSSLVAGEVSAKDLANAVDAQGTKLADVLASLGIAAKQLRRLTRDPKTLKAYFELHIEQGPILEAIGKRIGLVTSIAAPSRFRITFTGQADHSGTTPMEMRKDALVAAALLIEFIEKTCRNFSSMAKGRVVGTVGALKIEPGVINAVPGKAELLVDIRSITAQSKARVARTVKQEAQRIARDRNIGVQVLTIREEDPVPLDKRLLRVTKEICGQKKLVYEIMPSGAGHDAMQMAKITPAAMIFIPSQRGISHNPLEWTDPDDIGLGTQLLMESMIRVANE; the protein is encoded by the coding sequence ATGAAGCGCCTGCCAACCACGGTGACAAACCATTCGTCAACCCTGCCCTCCATCAACCAGCGCCGCCTGATGCGCGACTTGAACGCCATCGGCCGTATCGGCATCGGCAATCGCGGCGGCGTAACACGTTTAGTGTTTTCGATCAAAGAACTGCGCAGCCGCCAGGTACTGATTCATTTAATGCGCCAGGCCGGGCTAACAATTCACATCGACGCCATCGGCAACATCTTTGGCCGCCTCGAAGGCAGCGATGCCAAAGCGCCCGCCGTGCTCGCCGGCTCCCATCTCGACACGGTGATTCACGGCGGCAAGTACGACGGGCCGGTCGGTGTGATCGGCGCATTGGAAGCGATTCGCACTATCAGCGAAAACAAAATTACCATTCGCTCGCCGCTGGAAGTGGTCTGTTTTGTCGGCGAAGAGTCGAGCCGCTTTGGCTTCTCGACGCTCGGCAGCAGTTTGGTCGCCGGCGAAGTGAGTGCGAAAGATCTCGCCAACGCCGTCGATGCTCAAGGGACGAAACTCGCCGACGTGCTCGCCAGTCTCGGCATCGCCGCCAAACAATTGCGCCGGCTGACGCGCGATCCGAAAACTCTCAAGGCCTATTTCGAACTGCACATCGAGCAAGGTCCGATACTCGAAGCCATCGGCAAGCGCATCGGTCTGGTCACCTCAATCGCCGCGCCGAGCCGGTTTAGAATTACATTCACCGGCCAAGCCGATCACTCGGGCACGACGCCGATGGAGATGCGCAAGGACGCATTGGTCGCCGCCGCGCTGCTGATCGAATTCATTGAAAAAACCTGCCGCAACTTTTCTTCGATGGCCAAAGGGCGCGTGGTCGGCACCGTCGGCGCGCTAAAAATCGAACCGGGCGTGATCAACGCCGTGCCGGGCAAGGCCGAATTGTTGGTCGACATCCGCAGCATCACGGCGCAATCGAAAGCGCGCGTCGCAAGGACGGTTAAGCAGGAAGCGCAAAGGATCGCGCGTGACCGCAATATCGGCGTCCAAGTTCTGACCATCCGCGAGGAAGATCCCGTGCCCCTCGACAAACGCTTACTGCGCGTGACCAAAGAAATTTGCGGCCAGAAAAAACTCGTCTACGAGATCATGCCGTCGGGCGCCGGCCACGACGCCATGCAGATGGCCAAGATCACGCCGGCAGCGATGATTTTCATCCCCAGCCAACGCGGCATCAGCCACAACCCGCTGGAATGGACCGATCCGGATGACATCGGTTTGGGAACGCAACTGTTGATGGAAAGCATGATACGAGTGGCAAATGAATAG
- a CDS encoding Fic family protein: MSQNEADILADISTLEDREESLALMEPLLIAEGSRHRSALTDLTVEVATRSAGFRRSLPDGVRAALADLVRAMNCYYSNLIEGHDTHPVDIERALKNDYSNDPHKRDLQLEAKAHITVQQWIDAGGLAGRPMSLAAIREVHFRFCALLPDDLLWIENPDSGERVKVVPGRLRDCAVRVGHHVPISAGAVPRFLAHCESAYGRLGRTDAILSAAAAHHRLLWIHPFLDGNGRVARLLSHATLLETLDTGGIWSVARGLARNVAAYKNHLANCDGPRRNDLDGRGNLSEEALAAFTRFFLEVCIDQVRFMEDLVQPDRLRTRILMWTEEEIRLGRLPPKSASILEAVLYRGELPRGDAASIVGTGDRQARRTVSALVEKDVLVAESARAPLRLAFPAALASRWMPGLFPERTE, from the coding sequence ATGAGCCAGAATGAAGCGGACATATTAGCGGACATTTCAACGCTCGAGGACCGCGAAGAAAGTCTAGCGCTAATGGAGCCGCTGCTGATCGCCGAAGGGTCGCGTCACCGAAGTGCGCTTACCGATCTCACGGTCGAAGTGGCCACCCGTTCAGCTGGATTCCGGCGCAGCCTGCCCGATGGCGTGCGCGCGGCCTTGGCCGATCTCGTGCGCGCCATGAACTGCTACTACAGCAATCTCATCGAAGGGCACGACACTCACCCCGTCGATATCGAACGGGCGCTCAAGAACGACTACAGCAACGATCCGCATAAGCGCGACCTTCAGCTCGAAGCGAAGGCGCATATAACAGTTCAGCAGTGGATCGATGCGGGCGGGCTAGCGGGCCGGCCGATGTCGCTAGCAGCCATTCGAGAAGTTCATTTTCGTTTCTGCGCGCTCTTGCCGGATGATCTTCTTTGGATTGAAAATCCTGACAGCGGCGAACGAGTAAAAGTTGTACCGGGTCGACTGCGGGACTGCGCTGTGCGGGTCGGTCACCACGTCCCCATCAGCGCCGGCGCGGTGCCGCGATTCCTGGCGCATTGCGAGAGCGCCTACGGCCGCTTGGGGAGGACGGATGCGATTCTTTCGGCTGCGGCGGCGCATCATCGCTTGCTGTGGATACATCCGTTCCTCGATGGTAACGGGCGCGTCGCCAGACTGCTATCCCACGCGACTCTCCTTGAGACTTTGGATACGGGCGGAATATGGTCGGTCGCACGCGGCCTGGCGCGAAATGTCGCGGCGTACAAGAATCATCTCGCCAATTGCGATGGGCCGCGCCGAAACGATCTTGACGGACGCGGCAACTTGAGCGAGGAAGCGCTTGCCGCTTTCACGCGATTCTTCCTGGAAGTGTGCATCGATCAAGTGCGCTTCATGGAAGATCTCGTTCAACCGGATCGCTTGCGCACCCGGATTCTCATGTGGACCGAGGAAGAAATCCGACTTGGCCGGCTGCCGCCGAAATCGGCAAGTATTCTCGAAGCCGTGCTCTATCGCGGCGAGCTGCCGCGCGGCGACGCAGCCAGCATAGTCGGCACCGGCGATCGCCAAGCACGCCGTACTGTTTCCGCCCTAGTCGAAAAGGACGTGCTGGTAGCTGAAAGCGCACGCGCGCCACTGCGCCTAGCATTCCCAGCCGCACTCGCGTCGCGATGGATGCCGGGGCTGTTCCCAGAAAGGACGGAGTAG
- a CDS encoding dienelactone hydrolase family protein yields MERKKASDFDPQLLSLFHKYVHGAINRREFLDGAAKFAVGGMTAMGLWEMLRPNYALAQQVAKDDKRIKAEYTMYPSPKGNSSNGQMRGLLARPASGDKFPVVVVIHENRGLNPYIKDVARRFAALGYMALAPDAIWPLGGYPASDKYGAEADEKALGMQKQLDGPKIIEDFVAASEFLLKHPQSTGKLGAVGFCFGGGVVNQLAVRVPGLAAGAPFYGRAPAAADVPKIKAAVQAHFADVELDPNTSGTWPAYEVALKASGTKHEAFFYSKANHGFHNDTTPRFDEAAAKLAWQRTVDHFNKNLKA; encoded by the coding sequence ATGGAAAGAAAAAAGGCGAGCGATTTCGATCCGCAGCTGCTGAGTTTGTTCCACAAGTACGTGCATGGCGCCATCAACCGGCGCGAATTTTTAGACGGCGCGGCGAAATTCGCCGTCGGCGGCATGACCGCGATGGGCTTGTGGGAGATGCTTCGCCCCAACTACGCTCTCGCCCAGCAAGTCGCCAAAGACGACAAACGCATCAAAGCCGAGTACACCATGTATCCTTCGCCCAAGGGCAACTCGTCCAATGGCCAGATGCGCGGCCTGCTCGCCCGCCCCGCCAGCGGCGACAAATTCCCCGTGGTCGTAGTCATTCACGAAAATCGCGGCCTCAATCCTTACATCAAAGATGTCGCGCGGCGCTTTGCCGCGTTAGGCTACATGGCACTGGCGCCGGACGCGATCTGGCCGCTGGGCGGCTACCCGGCCAGCGACAAATACGGCGCTGAAGCCGATGAGAAGGCGCTGGGAATGCAGAAACAATTAGACGGCCCGAAGATTATCGAAGACTTCGTCGCCGCCAGCGAATTTCTCCTAAAGCATCCTCAATCCACCGGTAAACTCGGCGCCGTCGGCTTCTGTTTCGGCGGAGGCGTAGTCAACCAGCTTGCCGTTCGCGTGCCGGGACTAGCCGCCGGCGCACCGTTCTACGGCAGAGCACCGGCGGCGGCGGACGTACCGAAAATTAAAGCAGCCGTGCAAGCGCACTTCGCCGACGTCGAGTTGGATCCCAACACGAGCGGCACCTGGCCCGCTTACGAAGTCGCGTTAAAGGCCAGTGGCACAAAACATGAGGCCTTTTTCTATTCGAAAGCTAACCACGGCTTCCACAACGACACCACACCGCGATTCGACGAAGCCGCCGCCAAACTCGCCTGGCAACGCACCGTCGATCACTTCAATAAGAATTTGAAAGCGTAA
- the pyrR gene encoding bifunctional pyr operon transcriptional regulator/uracil phosphoribosyltransferase PyrR: MAKAIGKAKKKRILSASQVKAIFERFAREMAKQYGSLDQVVFIGIRTRGPYVAKRLADIVKKRHKKDIPIGEMDITLYRDDLNALLPGGTIDHTRIPFDIANKIVVLFDDVLHTGRTVRAAVDHLIDLGRPRMIHLAVMIDRGGRELPIAANYVGKKINMKAAGNVEVRLKEVDKADEVLVE; this comes from the coding sequence ATGGCAAAAGCAATTGGCAAAGCGAAAAAGAAGCGCATTCTCAGCGCCTCCCAAGTCAAGGCGATCTTCGAGCGCTTCGCCCGCGAGATGGCGAAACAATACGGCAGTCTCGATCAAGTGGTCTTCATCGGTATCCGCACGCGTGGCCCCTACGTCGCTAAAAGGCTCGCCGATATCGTCAAGAAACGTCACAAAAAAGACATCCCAATCGGCGAGATGGACATCACGCTTTACCGCGACGATCTCAACGCACTGCTCCCCGGCGGCACCATCGATCACACCCGCATCCCCTTCGACATCGCCAACAAGATCGTCGTGCTGTTCGACGACGTTTTGCACACCGGCCGCACCGTGCGCGCCGCCGTCGATCATCTCATCGATCTCGGCCGGCCGCGCATGATCCATCTCGCGGTCATGATCGACCGCGGCGGCCGCGAACTGCCCATCGCGGCCAACTACGTCGGCAAGAAAATTAACATGAAAGCCGCCGGCAACGTCGAAGTCCGGCTCAAAGAAGTCGACAAGGCCGACGAAGTGCTAGTAGAGTAA